The Mytilus galloprovincialis chromosome 2, xbMytGall1.hap1.1, whole genome shotgun sequence genome has a window encoding:
- the LOC143064435 gene encoding uncharacterized protein LOC143064435 isoform X2: MMLLQLLFLSSLVSLSSQSCGLRKVKGDIRKYEQFVNGVGWKDMWCAIGTGFSDQDCDCTIRVSGGFGGYSGAGAAASASASAGAAAGGGGVGGGVGIGVGSGVGVGGGLLVGSGVGVGGGGGVGGGALDLGSYLGGAISGAAAAAAAAASAGAGGLGGLDAEDIRLAAILSGGSGAGAGAGAGGAGGLGGLGGGLGGGLGGLLGGGGGGGGGGGGGGGDGGEGGDYGDGEDDSSSSSDDSSSSSDDSSSDSSEDYDELAAELGLGGGDIDELLASLGGGAGGAGGSGGDGFGYGYGGALDIDLGDLEELLGGLDTIDLEDAAVLSALGLGGGSGLGGGSAAAAAAAAAAAAGGLGGGSAAAAAAAAAAAAGGLGGGSAAAAAAAAAAAGGAGGIGGSSAAAAAAAAAAAGRRAAAAAGASAAAGGSGGTLRQRLISRIIARRQSAASAAAAAAASASGGGGAGGGAGAGSGAGAGAGGGAGSGSGAGAGAGAGAGAGGSNGGAGGASAAAAAAAAAAGGAGSGAGGASSAAAAAAAGGRSGLIRWLIARRAAARAAASAGASAGGAGAGGAGGAGAGGAGGAGAGGAGGAGAGGADGSGAGGAGGDGDCESSDSDSGSDSDSDNDTDSSDSDTGSDASDSDSGSDPDGDGDSDSSGTSESSESSDSDYSSDDDDEESESDDSFRSAAKIIIQLLTRLLMSGGLGGAGSSASAGASAGAAAGGAGGAGLGFGGWGGAGAGAGASAAAAAAAAAAAGAGNFGGVGGYGGGASAQAFAAASAAAAAARRAKLLNLLFSRSSASAAAIAAASARAGAGGRFGGGFGGRAAAGASASAGASAGGGGNDGGSSSAAAAAAAAAAAARNANLRGWLVASGVGAGAGAGAGAGAGGFGVGGGSGSGSGSSGSGGSGSSNNNDGSNDTSNNGVKLYAYDYYKDDSSKSSGYENSK; encoded by the exons ATGATGCTTCTTCAATTACTATTTCTGAGTTCGCTAGTCTCTCTATCTTCACAAA GTTGTGGACTGCGTAAAGTAAAAGGCGATATAcgaaaatatgaacaatttgtaAATGGCGTCGGATGGAAGGACATGTGGTGTGCAATTGGCACTGGTTTTAGTGATCAAGATTGCGACTGTACAATCAGAGTATCAGgcg GTTTTGGAGGCTATTCAGGAGCAGGCGCAGCTGCAAGTGCATCAGCATCTGCAGGTGCTGCCGCAGGTGGAGGTGGAGTTGGAGGCGGTGTAGGAATTGGAGTTGGAAGTGGTGTCGGAGTCGGAGGTGGTCTCCTAGTAGGAAGTGGTGTTGGTGTAGGAGGTGGTGGTGGTGTCGGAGGTGGAGCCTTAGATCTGGGTTCATACCTTGGTGGAGCCATAAGTGGTGCTGCTGCTGCCGCAGCTGCCGCTGCCAGCGCTGGTGCTGGTGGTCTTGGTGGACTTGACGCAGAAGATATTAGATTAGCAGCAATTCTCTCAGGTGGAAGTGGTGCCGGTGCTGGTGCTGGTGCTGGTGGTGCTGGAGGACTTGGAGGACTTGGAGGAGGACTTGGAGGAGGACTGGGAGGATTATTGGGAGGCGGAGGTGGCGGAGGAGGAGGTGGTGGTGGAGGTGGTGGAGACGGTGGAGAAGGCGGTGATTATGGCGATGGTGAAGATGACTCTAGTTCTAGTTCAGATGACTCTAGCTCTAGTTCAGATGACAGTTCAAGTGACAGTAGTGAGGACTATGACGAACTTGCAGCTGAACTCGGTCTAGGAGGTGGTGATATTGATGAGCTTCTTGCATCATTAGGTGGTGGAGCTGGTGGAGCTGGTGGATCCGGTGGAGATGGATTTGGTTATGGATATGGTGGAGCATTAGATATAGATTTAGGAGATCTTGAAGAATTATTAGGTGGACTTGATACCATTGATCTTGAGGATGCTGCAGTTTTGTCTGCTCTTGGTCTAGGTGGTGGAAGTGGACTTGGAGGCGGAAGTGCCGCAgctgcagcagcagcagcagcagcagctgCAGGAGGACTTGGAGGCGGAAGTGCCGCAGCTGCAGCAGCAGCCGCAGCAGCAGCTGCCGGAGGACTTGGAGGTGGAAGTGCAGCAGCAGCAGCGGCGGCAGCAGCTGCTGCAGGAGGAGCTGGTGGAATAGGTGGTTCAAGTGCAGCAGCTGCAGCCGCAGCAGCCGCAGCTGCAGGTAGACGGGCAGCAGCAGCAGCCGGTGCTAGTGCTGCTGCAGGTGGTTCTGGTGGAACTTTAAGACAAAGGCTTATTTCTAGAATAATAGCTCGACGACAATCAGCAGCAAGTGCCGCAGCAGCTGCAGCTGCCTCTGCATCTGGAGGAGGTGGAGCAGGAGGTGGAGCAGGAGCAGGATCTGGTGCTGGAGCAGGAGCAGGAGGTGGAGCAGGATCAGGATCTGGAGCTGGAGCAGGAGCAGGAGCTGGAGCTGGAGCAGGTGGATCAAATGGTGGAGCAGGAGGTGCAAGTGCAGCCGCAGccgcagcagcagcagcagcaggaGGTGCAGGAAGTGGAGCTGGAGGTGCTTCATCTGCAGCTGCTGCCGCTGCAGCAGGAGGTCGTTCAGGTTTAATCAGATGGTTGATAGCAAGACGTGCTGCCGCTAGAGCAGCTGCTTCAGCTGGAGCTAGTGCTGGAGGTGCTGGTGCTGGAG GTGCTGGAGGCGCTGGTGCTGGAGGCGCTGGAGGCGCTGGTGCTGGAGGTGCTGGAGGTGCTGGTGCTGGAGGTGCTGATGGATCCGGTGCTGGTGGAGCTGGTGGAGACGGCGATTGCGAATCTTCAGATTCAGACTCAGGATCTGATTCTGACTCTGATAATGATACTGACAGTTCAGACAGCGACACTGGAAGTGATGCATCGGATTCTGACTCTGGTTCAGACCCAGATGGTGATGGTGATTCCGATAGTTCTGGTACTTCAGAAAGTTCTGAAAGTAGCGACAGTGATTACTCAAGTGACGATGATGACGAGGAAAGCGAGAGTGATGACAGTTTCCGATCAGCAGCCAAAATAATTATTCAGCTTCTAACCAGACTTTTGATGTCCGGAGGATTAGGTGGTGCTGGAAGTAGTGCATCCGCTGGTGCCAGTGCAGGAGCAGCTGCAGGTGGAGCAGGAGGAGCTGGATTAGGATTTGGCGGTTGGGGAGGTGCTGGTGCTGGTGCTGGTGCTAGTGCCGCCGCTGCCGCTGCCGCTGCCGCTGCTGCTGGTGCAGGCAATTTCGGTGGAGTTGGTGGATATGGAGGAGGAGCATCAGCTCAAGCTTTTGCTGCTGCATCTGCAGCAGCCGCTGCAGCTAGAAGAGCAAAACTTCttaatttgttgttttctagATCATCAGCATCAGCAGCTGCAATTGCCGCAGCTTCAGCAAGAGCAGGAGCAGGAGGAAGATTTGGAGGAGGATTTGGAGGTCGAGCTGCTGCAGGCGCATCTGCCAGTGCTGGAGCTAGTGCAGGAGGTGGTGGTAATGATGGTGGTTCATCGAGTGCTGCCGCCGCCGCTGCTGCAGCTGCTGCAGCTGCAAGAAACGCTAATCTGAGAGGCTGGTTGGTTGCCAGTGGTGTAGGAGCAGGAGCTGGTGCTGGAGCCGGTGCTGGTGCTGGAGGTTTTGGAGTAGGAGGTGGAAGTGGATCTGGTTCCGGAAGTAGTGGTTCCGGAGGTAGTGGTAGCTCCAACAATAATGATGGAAGTAATGATACTTCTAACAATGGCGTCAAATTGTATGCTTATGACTATTATAAAGACGATAGTTCAAAAAGTTCAGGATATGAAAATTCTAAATAA
- the LOC143064435 gene encoding uncharacterized protein LOC143064435 isoform X3, with product MMLLQLLFLSSLVSLSSQSCGLRKVKGDIRKYEQFVNGVGWKDMWCAIGTGFSDQDCDCTIRVSGGFGGYSGAGAAASASASAGAAAGGGGVGGGVGIGVGSGVGVGGGLLVGSGVGVGGGGGVGGGALDLGSYLGGAISGAAAAAAAAASAGAGGLGGLDAEDIRLAAILSGGSGAGAGAGAGGAGGLGGLGGGLGGGLGGLLGGGGGGGGGGGGGGGDGGEGGDYGDGEDDSSSSSDDSSSSSDDSSSDSSEDYDELAAELGLGGGDIDELLASLGGGAGGAGGSGGDGFGYGYGGALDIDLGDLEELLGGLDTIDLEDAAVLSALGLGGGSGLGGGSAAAAAAAAAAAAGGLGGGSAAAAAAAAAAAAGGLGGGSAAAAAAAAAAAGGAGGIGGSSAAAAAAAAAAAGRRAAAAAGASAAAGGSGGTLRQRLISRIIARRQSAASAAAAAAASASGGGGAGGGAGAGSGAGAGAGGGAGSGSGAGAGAGAGAGAGGSNGGAGGASAAAAAAAAAAGGAGSGAGGASSAAAAAAAGGRSGLIRWLIARRAAARAAASAGASAGGAGAGGAGAGGAGGAGAGGADGSGAGGAGGDGDCESSDSDSGSDSDSDNDTDSSDSDTGSDASDSDSGSDPDGDGDSDSSGTSESSESSDSDYSSDDDDEESESDDSFRSAAKIIIQLLTRLLMSGGLGGAGSSASAGASAGAAAGGAGGAGLGFGGWGGAGAGAGASAAAAAAAAAAAGAGNFGGVGGYGGGASAQAFAAASAAAAAARRAKLLNLLFSRSSASAAAIAAASARAGAGGRFGGGFGGRAAAGASASAGASAGGGGNDGGSSSAAAAAAAAAAAARNANLRGWLVASGVGAGAGAGAGAGAGGFGVGGGSGSGSGSSGSGGSGSSNNNDGSNDTSNNGVKLYAYDYYKDDSSKSSGYENSK from the exons ATGATGCTTCTTCAATTACTATTTCTGAGTTCGCTAGTCTCTCTATCTTCACAAA GTTGTGGACTGCGTAAAGTAAAAGGCGATATAcgaaaatatgaacaatttgtaAATGGCGTCGGATGGAAGGACATGTGGTGTGCAATTGGCACTGGTTTTAGTGATCAAGATTGCGACTGTACAATCAGAGTATCAGgcg GTTTTGGAGGCTATTCAGGAGCAGGCGCAGCTGCAAGTGCATCAGCATCTGCAGGTGCTGCCGCAGGTGGAGGTGGAGTTGGAGGCGGTGTAGGAATTGGAGTTGGAAGTGGTGTCGGAGTCGGAGGTGGTCTCCTAGTAGGAAGTGGTGTTGGTGTAGGAGGTGGTGGTGGTGTCGGAGGTGGAGCCTTAGATCTGGGTTCATACCTTGGTGGAGCCATAAGTGGTGCTGCTGCTGCCGCAGCTGCCGCTGCCAGCGCTGGTGCTGGTGGTCTTGGTGGACTTGACGCAGAAGATATTAGATTAGCAGCAATTCTCTCAGGTGGAAGTGGTGCCGGTGCTGGTGCTGGTGCTGGTGGTGCTGGAGGACTTGGAGGACTTGGAGGAGGACTTGGAGGAGGACTGGGAGGATTATTGGGAGGCGGAGGTGGCGGAGGAGGAGGTGGTGGTGGAGGTGGTGGAGACGGTGGAGAAGGCGGTGATTATGGCGATGGTGAAGATGACTCTAGTTCTAGTTCAGATGACTCTAGCTCTAGTTCAGATGACAGTTCAAGTGACAGTAGTGAGGACTATGACGAACTTGCAGCTGAACTCGGTCTAGGAGGTGGTGATATTGATGAGCTTCTTGCATCATTAGGTGGTGGAGCTGGTGGAGCTGGTGGATCCGGTGGAGATGGATTTGGTTATGGATATGGTGGAGCATTAGATATAGATTTAGGAGATCTTGAAGAATTATTAGGTGGACTTGATACCATTGATCTTGAGGATGCTGCAGTTTTGTCTGCTCTTGGTCTAGGTGGTGGAAGTGGACTTGGAGGCGGAAGTGCCGCAgctgcagcagcagcagcagcagcagctgCAGGAGGACTTGGAGGCGGAAGTGCCGCAGCTGCAGCAGCAGCCGCAGCAGCAGCTGCCGGAGGACTTGGAGGTGGAAGTGCAGCAGCAGCAGCGGCGGCAGCAGCTGCTGCAGGAGGAGCTGGTGGAATAGGTGGTTCAAGTGCAGCAGCTGCAGCCGCAGCAGCCGCAGCTGCAGGTAGACGGGCAGCAGCAGCAGCCGGTGCTAGTGCTGCTGCAGGTGGTTCTGGTGGAACTTTAAGACAAAGGCTTATTTCTAGAATAATAGCTCGACGACAATCAGCAGCAAGTGCCGCAGCAGCTGCAGCTGCCTCTGCATCTGGAGGAGGTGGAGCAGGAGGTGGAGCAGGAGCAGGATCTGGTGCTGGAGCAGGAGCAGGAGGTGGAGCAGGATCAGGATCTGGAGCTGGAGCAGGAGCAGGAGCTGGAGCTGGAGCAGGTGGATCAAATGGTGGAGCAGGAGGTGCAAGTGCAGCCGCAGccgcagcagcagcagcagcaggaGGTGCAGGAAGTGGAGCTGGAGGTGCTTCATCTGCAGCTGCTGCCGCTGCAGCAGGAGGTCGTTCAGGTTTAATCAGATGGTTGATAGCAAGACGTGCTGCCGCTAGAGCAGCTGCTTCAGCTGGAGCTAGTGCTGGAGGTGCTGGTGCTGGAG GCGCTGGTGCTGGAGGTGCTGGAGGTGCTGGTGCTGGAGGTGCTGATGGATCCGGTGCTGGTGGAGCTGGTGGAGACGGCGATTGCGAATCTTCAGATTCAGACTCAGGATCTGATTCTGACTCTGATAATGATACTGACAGTTCAGACAGCGACACTGGAAGTGATGCATCGGATTCTGACTCTGGTTCAGACCCAGATGGTGATGGTGATTCCGATAGTTCTGGTACTTCAGAAAGTTCTGAAAGTAGCGACAGTGATTACTCAAGTGACGATGATGACGAGGAAAGCGAGAGTGATGACAGTTTCCGATCAGCAGCCAAAATAATTATTCAGCTTCTAACCAGACTTTTGATGTCCGGAGGATTAGGTGGTGCTGGAAGTAGTGCATCCGCTGGTGCCAGTGCAGGAGCAGCTGCAGGTGGAGCAGGAGGAGCTGGATTAGGATTTGGCGGTTGGGGAGGTGCTGGTGCTGGTGCTGGTGCTAGTGCCGCCGCTGCCGCTGCCGCTGCCGCTGCTGCTGGTGCAGGCAATTTCGGTGGAGTTGGTGGATATGGAGGAGGAGCATCAGCTCAAGCTTTTGCTGCTGCATCTGCAGCAGCCGCTGCAGCTAGAAGAGCAAAACTTCttaatttgttgttttctagATCATCAGCATCAGCAGCTGCAATTGCCGCAGCTTCAGCAAGAGCAGGAGCAGGAGGAAGATTTGGAGGAGGATTTGGAGGTCGAGCTGCTGCAGGCGCATCTGCCAGTGCTGGAGCTAGTGCAGGAGGTGGTGGTAATGATGGTGGTTCATCGAGTGCTGCCGCCGCCGCTGCTGCAGCTGCTGCAGCTGCAAGAAACGCTAATCTGAGAGGCTGGTTGGTTGCCAGTGGTGTAGGAGCAGGAGCTGGTGCTGGAGCCGGTGCTGGTGCTGGAGGTTTTGGAGTAGGAGGTGGAAGTGGATCTGGTTCCGGAAGTAGTGGTTCCGGAGGTAGTGGTAGCTCCAACAATAATGATGGAAGTAATGATACTTCTAACAATGGCGTCAAATTGTATGCTTATGACTATTATAAAGACGATAGTTCAAAAAGTTCAGGATATGAAAATTCTAAATAA
- the LOC143064435 gene encoding uncharacterized protein LOC143064435 isoform X4 — protein MMLLQLLFLSSLVSLSSQSCGLRKVKGDIRKYEQFVNGVGWKDMWCAIGTGFSDQDCDCTIRVSGGFGGYSGAGAAASASASAGAAAGGGGVGGGVGIGVGSGVGVGGGLLVGSGVGVGGGGGVGGGALDLGSYLGGAISGAAAAAAAAASAGAGGLGGLDAEDIRLAAILSGGSGAGAGAGAGGAGGLGGLGGGLGGGLGGLLGGGGGGGGGGGGGGGDGGEGGDYGDGEDDSSSSSDDSSSSSDDSSSDSSEDYDELAAELGLGGGDIDELLASLGGGAGGAGGSGGDGFGYGYGGALDIDLGDLEELLGGLDTIDLEDAAVLSALGLGGGSGLGGGSAAAAAAAAAAAAGGLGGGSAAAAAAAAAAAAGGLGGGSAAAAAAAAAAAGGAGGIGGSSAAAAAAAAAAAGRRAAAAAGASAAAGGSGGTLRQRLISRIIARRQSAASAAAAAAASASGGGGAGGGAGAGSGAGAGAGGGAGSGSGAGAGAGAGAGAGGSNGGAGGASAAAAAAAAAAGGAGSGAGGASSAAAAAAAGGRSGLIRWLIARRAAARAAASAGASAGGAGAGGAGGAGAGGADGSGAGGAGGDGDCESSDSDSGSDSDSDNDTDSSDSDTGSDASDSDSGSDPDGDGDSDSSGTSESSESSDSDYSSDDDDEESESDDSFRSAAKIIIQLLTRLLMSGGLGGAGSSASAGASAGAAAGGAGGAGLGFGGWGGAGAGAGASAAAAAAAAAAAGAGNFGGVGGYGGGASAQAFAAASAAAAAARRAKLLNLLFSRSSASAAAIAAASARAGAGGRFGGGFGGRAAAGASASAGASAGGGGNDGGSSSAAAAAAAAAAAARNANLRGWLVASGVGAGAGAGAGAGAGGFGVGGGSGSGSGSSGSGGSGSSNNNDGSNDTSNNGVKLYAYDYYKDDSSKSSGYENSK, from the exons ATGATGCTTCTTCAATTACTATTTCTGAGTTCGCTAGTCTCTCTATCTTCACAAA GTTGTGGACTGCGTAAAGTAAAAGGCGATATAcgaaaatatgaacaatttgtaAATGGCGTCGGATGGAAGGACATGTGGTGTGCAATTGGCACTGGTTTTAGTGATCAAGATTGCGACTGTACAATCAGAGTATCAGgcg GTTTTGGAGGCTATTCAGGAGCAGGCGCAGCTGCAAGTGCATCAGCATCTGCAGGTGCTGCCGCAGGTGGAGGTGGAGTTGGAGGCGGTGTAGGAATTGGAGTTGGAAGTGGTGTCGGAGTCGGAGGTGGTCTCCTAGTAGGAAGTGGTGTTGGTGTAGGAGGTGGTGGTGGTGTCGGAGGTGGAGCCTTAGATCTGGGTTCATACCTTGGTGGAGCCATAAGTGGTGCTGCTGCTGCCGCAGCTGCCGCTGCCAGCGCTGGTGCTGGTGGTCTTGGTGGACTTGACGCAGAAGATATTAGATTAGCAGCAATTCTCTCAGGTGGAAGTGGTGCCGGTGCTGGTGCTGGTGCTGGTGGTGCTGGAGGACTTGGAGGACTTGGAGGAGGACTTGGAGGAGGACTGGGAGGATTATTGGGAGGCGGAGGTGGCGGAGGAGGAGGTGGTGGTGGAGGTGGTGGAGACGGTGGAGAAGGCGGTGATTATGGCGATGGTGAAGATGACTCTAGTTCTAGTTCAGATGACTCTAGCTCTAGTTCAGATGACAGTTCAAGTGACAGTAGTGAGGACTATGACGAACTTGCAGCTGAACTCGGTCTAGGAGGTGGTGATATTGATGAGCTTCTTGCATCATTAGGTGGTGGAGCTGGTGGAGCTGGTGGATCCGGTGGAGATGGATTTGGTTATGGATATGGTGGAGCATTAGATATAGATTTAGGAGATCTTGAAGAATTATTAGGTGGACTTGATACCATTGATCTTGAGGATGCTGCAGTTTTGTCTGCTCTTGGTCTAGGTGGTGGAAGTGGACTTGGAGGCGGAAGTGCCGCAgctgcagcagcagcagcagcagcagctgCAGGAGGACTTGGAGGCGGAAGTGCCGCAGCTGCAGCAGCAGCCGCAGCAGCAGCTGCCGGAGGACTTGGAGGTGGAAGTGCAGCAGCAGCAGCGGCGGCAGCAGCTGCTGCAGGAGGAGCTGGTGGAATAGGTGGTTCAAGTGCAGCAGCTGCAGCCGCAGCAGCCGCAGCTGCAGGTAGACGGGCAGCAGCAGCAGCCGGTGCTAGTGCTGCTGCAGGTGGTTCTGGTGGAACTTTAAGACAAAGGCTTATTTCTAGAATAATAGCTCGACGACAATCAGCAGCAAGTGCCGCAGCAGCTGCAGCTGCCTCTGCATCTGGAGGAGGTGGAGCAGGAGGTGGAGCAGGAGCAGGATCTGGTGCTGGAGCAGGAGCAGGAGGTGGAGCAGGATCAGGATCTGGAGCTGGAGCAGGAGCAGGAGCTGGAGCTGGAGCAGGTGGATCAAATGGTGGAGCAGGAGGTGCAAGTGCAGCCGCAGccgcagcagcagcagcagcaggaGGTGCAGGAAGTGGAGCTGGAGGTGCTTCATCTGCAGCTGCTGCCGCTGCAGCAGGAGGTCGTTCAGGTTTAATCAGATGGTTGATAGCAAGACGTGCTGCCGCTAGAGCAGCTGCTTCAGCTGGAGCTAGTGCTGGAGGTGCTGGTGCTGGAG GTGCTGGAGGTGCTGGTGCTGGAGGTGCTGATGGATCCGGTGCTGGTGGAGCTGGTGGAGACGGCGATTGCGAATCTTCAGATTCAGACTCAGGATCTGATTCTGACTCTGATAATGATACTGACAGTTCAGACAGCGACACTGGAAGTGATGCATCGGATTCTGACTCTGGTTCAGACCCAGATGGTGATGGTGATTCCGATAGTTCTGGTACTTCAGAAAGTTCTGAAAGTAGCGACAGTGATTACTCAAGTGACGATGATGACGAGGAAAGCGAGAGTGATGACAGTTTCCGATCAGCAGCCAAAATAATTATTCAGCTTCTAACCAGACTTTTGATGTCCGGAGGATTAGGTGGTGCTGGAAGTAGTGCATCCGCTGGTGCCAGTGCAGGAGCAGCTGCAGGTGGAGCAGGAGGAGCTGGATTAGGATTTGGCGGTTGGGGAGGTGCTGGTGCTGGTGCTGGTGCTAGTGCCGCCGCTGCCGCTGCCGCTGCCGCTGCTGCTGGTGCAGGCAATTTCGGTGGAGTTGGTGGATATGGAGGAGGAGCATCAGCTCAAGCTTTTGCTGCTGCATCTGCAGCAGCCGCTGCAGCTAGAAGAGCAAAACTTCttaatttgttgttttctagATCATCAGCATCAGCAGCTGCAATTGCCGCAGCTTCAGCAAGAGCAGGAGCAGGAGGAAGATTTGGAGGAGGATTTGGAGGTCGAGCTGCTGCAGGCGCATCTGCCAGTGCTGGAGCTAGTGCAGGAGGTGGTGGTAATGATGGTGGTTCATCGAGTGCTGCCGCCGCCGCTGCTGCAGCTGCTGCAGCTGCAAGAAACGCTAATCTGAGAGGCTGGTTGGTTGCCAGTGGTGTAGGAGCAGGAGCTGGTGCTGGAGCCGGTGCTGGTGCTGGAGGTTTTGGAGTAGGAGGTGGAAGTGGATCTGGTTCCGGAAGTAGTGGTTCCGGAGGTAGTGGTAGCTCCAACAATAATGATGGAAGTAATGATACTTCTAACAATGGCGTCAAATTGTATGCTTATGACTATTATAAAGACGATAGTTCAAAAAGTTCAGGATATGAAAATTCTAAATAA